In Methanobacterium sp., one DNA window encodes the following:
- the cobQ gene encoding cobyric acid synthase CobQ, producing MVQGTSSNAGKSVVVAALCRIFSKRGYKVAPFKSQNMSLNSYTTKENAEIAVAQVLQAEAAGVDPSYHMNPILLKPKEDFISQVIVHGKPVHDMNFYDYQNKFRKNALKAINESLESLKKEYDIIVIEGAGSPAEINMQDKDLANMKIAEMADADVILVADIDRGGVFASIAGTFSLLEEKYRKRIKGIIINKFRGNLDILIPGIRQIEEIVGVPVLGVMPYDESLKLPEEDSASLSERKYSKNEKINIGVMRLPRISNFTDIDPLEYEPDVGIKLIEMGDEMGKVDALVIPGTRNTINDMVALNEAGFTDEIANLALEIPVFGICGGYQILGTKIIDKTFKESKYGSVKGIGLLDAKTRFERIDKIVTQSKADIIGNGMFKSIKGSSVNGYELHEGLTILGESKPMFKITQGCGNHPSSRYDGAMEDYVMGTYLHGIFHNFKFRRVFTDYLRVKNGLDALGFNEDNFENLKKFSIDRLAEIVEDNVDLTIIEKSLEN from the coding sequence ATGGTTCAGGGAACATCATCAAATGCGGGAAAAAGTGTTGTTGTTGCAGCACTTTGCAGAATATTTTCAAAAAGAGGATATAAAGTTGCTCCTTTTAAATCTCAGAACATGTCCCTTAATTCATATACAACAAAAGAAAATGCTGAAATTGCAGTCGCTCAGGTGCTCCAAGCAGAAGCTGCAGGAGTTGATCCTTCATATCATATGAATCCAATTCTCCTTAAACCAAAAGAAGACTTCATTTCCCAGGTGATAGTTCATGGGAAGCCCGTGCACGATATGAATTTCTATGATTACCAGAACAAATTTAGAAAAAATGCATTAAAGGCTATAAATGAGTCCCTTGAATCTTTAAAGAAAGAATATGACATAATAGTGATAGAAGGGGCAGGATCACCTGCAGAGATTAACATGCAGGATAAAGACCTGGCAAATATGAAAATAGCTGAAATGGCAGATGCAGATGTTATTTTAGTTGCCGATATAGACAGAGGAGGAGTTTTTGCATCAATTGCAGGAACATTCTCTCTTCTTGAAGAAAAATACAGAAAACGAATAAAGGGAATTATAATTAACAAGTTCAGGGGCAATCTTGATATATTAATTCCAGGTATTCGTCAGATTGAAGAAATTGTAGGTGTGCCAGTTCTCGGTGTCATGCCCTATGATGAAAGCCTCAAACTTCCAGAAGAAGATTCTGCTTCTCTTTCAGAGCGAAAATACAGTAAAAATGAAAAAATAAATATTGGAGTTATGAGACTCCCCAGAATATCCAATTTCACCGATATTGATCCTCTGGAATATGAACCAGATGTAGGTATTAAACTAATTGAGATGGGAGATGAAATGGGTAAGGTTGATGCTTTAGTCATTCCAGGAACCAGAAATACTATAAATGACATGGTGGCTTTAAATGAGGCAGGATTCACAGATGAAATAGCTAATTTAGCACTTGAAATTCCTGTTTTTGGAATTTGTGGAGGATACCAGATTCTTGGAACTAAAATCATTGATAAAACATTTAAAGAATCTAAATATGGTAGTGTTAAAGGAATAGGTCTTTTAGATGCGAAAACCCGATTTGAAAGAATTGATAAAATAGTAACTCAAAGTAAAGCTGATATTATTGGAAATGGAATGTTTAAAAGCATTAAAGGAAGCTCTGTAAATGGATACGAGCTCCATGAGGGCCTCACTATTCTCGGAGAATCTAAACCTATGTTTAAAATTACCCAGGGATGTGGAAATCATCCTTCATCCAGATATGATGGTGCAATGGAAGATTATGTGATGGGAACTTATCTACACGGCATATTTCATAATTTTAAGTTTAGAAGAGTATTTACAGATTATCTAAGGGTTAAAAATGGTCTTGATGCCCTTGGTTTTAATGAAGATAACTTTGAAAATCTGAAGAAATTTTCAATTGATAGACTTGCAGAAATTGTTGAAGATAATGTTGATTTAACAATAATTGAAAAATCGCTTGAAAATTAA
- the lonB gene encoding ATP-dependent protease LonB — MANLNSKSSLFNLRTYKTSEEIKVPEKIIDQIIGQEEAVETVKKAAKQKRNVLLIGEPGIGKSMLAKGMAELLPSEELQDVLVYPNIEDNHNPLVGVMPAGEGKKIVTNYKTKAKSQEEKKNMFTMILITFILVVGFILGQFLAAIIAAGIVFLALQQMKPKTSIMVPKLLVNNENNVIAPFVDATGSHAGALLGDVRHDPYQSGGLGTPAHERVEAGMIHKANKGVLYIDEIGTMKMKTQQELLTAMQEKKYSITGQSETSSGAMVRSQEVPCDFVLVASGNLQVLEGMHIALRSRIRGYGYEVYMKDSMPDNPENRDKLVQFVAQEVEKDGRIPHFSREAIAEIIKEAQRRAGKKDSLTLKLRDLGGLVRAAGDIAKGEGSDNVKVSHVISAKKLARTLEQQIADRYIGQRKKYKVFKSEGGEVGTVNGLAVIGDRSGIILPIVAEAAPAQSKEEGRIIATGKLGDIAKEAVQNVSALIKKHTGTDISSYDIHIQFLQAYEGVEGDSASVSVATAVVSSLENIPVDQSVALTGSLSVRGDVLPVGGVTGKIEAAAEAGITKVLIPKSNMHDVLIEERYKNKIEIIPVETLNDVLEHALIGKGKKGLLDKMQKITDMVPKGILQKPATH, encoded by the coding sequence ATGGCAAATCTAAATTCTAAGTCAAGTTTATTCAATTTAAGAACATATAAGACATCAGAGGAAATTAAAGTCCCTGAAAAGATCATAGATCAGATTATTGGACAGGAAGAAGCAGTTGAAACTGTAAAAAAAGCTGCAAAACAAAAAAGAAATGTTCTTTTAATTGGTGAACCAGGAATTGGTAAATCCATGCTTGCAAAGGGAATGGCAGAATTACTCCCTTCAGAAGAACTTCAAGATGTACTTGTATACCCCAATATAGAAGATAACCATAATCCATTAGTGGGGGTAATGCCTGCTGGCGAAGGTAAAAAAATAGTGACAAACTATAAAACCAAAGCTAAAAGCCAGGAAGAAAAGAAAAATATGTTTACAATGATCCTAATAACCTTTATTCTGGTTGTTGGATTCATTTTAGGTCAATTTCTGGCGGCAATTATTGCAGCAGGTATAGTATTCCTGGCATTACAGCAGATGAAGCCAAAAACATCAATAATGGTTCCAAAACTTCTTGTAAATAACGAAAATAACGTAATAGCTCCTTTTGTAGATGCAACTGGTTCACATGCCGGAGCACTTTTAGGTGACGTAAGACATGACCCTTATCAATCAGGAGGATTAGGAACCCCTGCTCATGAACGTGTTGAGGCAGGAATGATTCATAAGGCCAATAAGGGTGTTCTTTACATAGATGAAATTGGGACTATGAAAATGAAGACTCAGCAAGAGCTTTTAACAGCCATGCAGGAGAAAAAATATTCCATAACAGGACAAAGTGAAACAAGCAGCGGCGCAATGGTAAGATCTCAGGAAGTACCCTGTGATTTTGTTCTTGTAGCTTCTGGTAACCTTCAGGTACTTGAAGGAATGCATATAGCTCTTAGATCAAGAATAAGAGGTTATGGTTACGAAGTTTATATGAAAGATTCTATGCCTGACAATCCGGAAAATAGAGATAAATTAGTTCAATTTGTAGCTCAAGAAGTTGAAAAGGACGGTAGAATACCTCATTTCAGTAGGGAGGCTATTGCAGAAATTATAAAAGAAGCTCAAAGAAGAGCAGGCAAAAAAGATTCACTTACATTAAAATTGAGAGATTTAGGGGGTCTTGTAAGGGCTGCAGGGGATATTGCTAAAGGAGAAGGCTCAGATAATGTTAAGGTATCGCATGTTATAAGTGCTAAAAAATTAGCAAGAACCCTAGAACAGCAAATTGCAGATCGTTATATAGGCCAAAGGAAAAAATATAAGGTATTTAAATCTGAAGGTGGCGAAGTAGGTACTGTAAATGGTCTTGCAGTAATTGGAGATAGAAGCGGTATAATTTTACCAATAGTGGCCGAGGCTGCTCCTGCTCAAAGTAAAGAAGAAGGTAGAATCATTGCAACAGGTAAACTTGGAGACATAGCTAAAGAGGCAGTTCAAAACGTAAGTGCATTAATTAAAAAGCATACTGGAACTGATATATCAAGCTATGATATTCACATACAGTTCCTTCAAGCATATGAAGGTGTAGAAGGAGATAGTGCAAGCGTATCAGTTGCTACTGCAGTTGTTTCTTCACTTGAAAACATTCCTGTTGACCAGTCAGTTGCATTAACTGGTTCATTAAGTGTCCGTGGGGATGTACTCCCTGTAGGTGGAGTTACAGGTAAAATTGAGGCAGCAGCCGAAGCAGGAATTACAAAGGTCTTAATACCTAAATCAAACATGCATGATGTGTTAATTGAAGAAAGATACAAGAATAAAATTGAAATAATTCCTGTAGAAACTTTGAATGACGTACTTGAACATGCACTTATTGGTAAAGGTAAAAAAGGGCTTCTGGACAAGATGCAGAAGATAACCGATATGGTTCCAAAGGGAATCCTACAGAAACCTGCAACTCATTAA
- a CDS encoding DEAD/DEAH box helicase: MEKLRFFDLDLKDEIKKAIEDMGFEETTPIQSLAIPHILERKDVIGQAQTGTGKTAAFGIPILELVNPENKKLQVVILCPTRELAIQVAEELRKLSKYIKKLNVLPIYGGQPIERQIKALRKGVQIIIGTPGRVMDHMRRGTLKMDNVKIMVLDEADEMLDMGFREDIEFVLQDMPDKRQTLLFSATISKPILNLTKQYLTDPEFLKVAHQKMTVPVEIQQVYFEVKEKMKLELLSRLIDIYNPKLSLVFCNTKKRVDTLVTHLQVRGYLSDGLHGDMTQRQRDNVMAKFRSGQIEILVATDVAARGIDVDDIEAVFNYDVPNDDEYYVHRIGRTGRAGRTGRAFTFVSGREIYQLRDIQKFTKTKIEQHKIPSLADVEEVRTDMFLERVKSVVNNADLSKYIHLVERLMEEDYTSVETSAALLKMFMSKDDGSEPSDEVFGDTGAGPGMVRFFMNIGRKQRVKAKDIVRAVGEETGLSSQLIGKIDIFDKFSFVEVPEANAKEFLSLMNRGKIKGKSVNVEPAKIKAFEN, from the coding sequence ATGGAAAAATTAAGATTTTTTGATTTGGATCTCAAAGATGAGATAAAGAAGGCAATTGAAGATATGGGTTTTGAGGAAACAACTCCAATCCAGTCTCTTGCAATTCCACATATACTGGAAAGAAAAGACGTAATAGGTCAAGCACAAACAGGGACAGGAAAAACCGCAGCTTTTGGAATACCAATTTTAGAACTGGTCAATCCAGAAAATAAAAAATTACAAGTGGTAATTTTATGCCCTACAAGAGAACTTGCCATTCAAGTGGCAGAAGAATTAAGGAAATTATCAAAATACATAAAAAAACTAAATGTCTTGCCGATATATGGTGGTCAGCCAATAGAAAGGCAAATTAAAGCACTAAGAAAAGGTGTTCAGATTATTATAGGTACGCCTGGCCGTGTAATGGATCACATGAGGCGGGGAACATTAAAAATGGACAATGTGAAAATCATGGTTCTTGATGAAGCGGATGAAATGCTGGATATGGGATTCCGTGAAGACATAGAATTTGTTTTACAAGATATGCCTGATAAAAGACAAACATTACTTTTTTCAGCAACGATATCTAAGCCAATTCTAAATTTAACTAAACAATATTTAACTGACCCTGAATTTTTAAAAGTTGCTCATCAAAAAATGACAGTACCTGTTGAAATTCAACAGGTTTATTTTGAAGTTAAAGAAAAAATGAAACTTGAACTTTTATCCCGTCTGATCGATATATACAACCCAAAATTGTCATTGGTTTTCTGTAACACTAAAAAACGTGTCGATACACTTGTAACTCATCTCCAGGTTCGGGGATACCTTTCTGATGGACTCCATGGAGATATGACTCAAAGGCAAAGAGATAACGTCATGGCAAAGTTCAGAAGCGGTCAAATAGAAATTCTTGTTGCAACTGATGTAGCTGCACGGGGAATTGATGTAGATGATATTGAGGCAGTGTTTAATTACGATGTGCCAAACGACGATGAATATTATGTGCATAGAATTGGTAGAACAGGACGGGCTGGTAGAACAGGACGGGCATTCACATTTGTATCTGGAAGAGAAATCTATCAATTAAGGGATATACAAAAATTCACCAAAACCAAGATAGAACAGCACAAAATCCCCTCACTTGCCGATGTTGAAGAAGTCAGGACAGATATGTTCTTGGAAAGAGTAAAATCGGTTGTAAACAATGCTGATTTAAGTAAATATATTCATTTAGTTGAAAGATTAATGGAAGAGGATTACACATCAGTTGAAACATCTGCTGCTCTTTTAAAAATGTTTATGAGTAAAGATGATGGTTCGGAACCTTCAGATGAAGTGTTTGGAGATACTGGCGCTGGTCCGGGCATGGTTAGATTTTTCATGAATATAGGTCGCAAACAAAGGGTCAAGGCAAAAGATATAGTTAGAGCTGTTGGAGAAGAAACAGGACTTTCCAGCCAGTTAATTGGTAAAATAGATATATTTGATAAATTTTCCTTTGTTGAAGTACCTGAGGCAAATGCAAAAGAGTTCCTTTCTTTGATGAACAGAGGGAAAATAAAGGGAAAATCTGTGAACGTGGAGCCTGCAAAAATCAAAGCATTCGAAAATTGA
- a CDS encoding DUF2769 domain-containing protein, with translation MKWKSIIETGSSLITKRKTDTSSKEDKTYIEFDRENMIRCFCSQCPVQKVSECAQNKMKMLQISMKGMSPEPEDFPGMYCTNGKAVCEDIDTNKKCNCINCEVWKEYKLDSKEPGIYFCKNGKAK, from the coding sequence GTGAAGTGGAAGAGCATAATAGAAACGGGAAGCTCTTTAATAACAAAAAGAAAGACTGATACATCTTCAAAAGAAGATAAAACATATATTGAGTTTGATAGAGAAAATATGATTAGATGTTTCTGTTCCCAGTGTCCAGTTCAAAAAGTTAGCGAATGTGCACAAAACAAAATGAAAATGCTGCAAATTTCCATGAAAGGAATGAGCCCAGAACCTGAAGATTTCCCTGGAATGTACTGTACCAATGGAAAAGCAGTTTGTGAAGATATTGACACCAATAAAAAATGTAACTGCATCAACTGTGAAGTTTGGAAAGAATATAAACTGGATTCAAAAGAACCCGGCATTTATTTCTGTAAAAATGGAAAAGCAAAATAA
- a CDS encoding ribose-phosphate diphosphokinase → MIIGGSASQKLAAKIAKELNTTLIPIETRKFPDGERYIRINGKLKDEAIVVQSTGYPQDENLIELFLILKNLKSMGIKKIKVVIPYFGYGRQERRFKSGEAISATIISELLEFSGADEIFCINLHEDNITEFFNIPAHDLSAMPPIADYVKKTLENPVIIAPDKGALGFAKEIADILHCEYDYLEKTRISPEEVETKPKSLNVKGKEAVIIDDIISTGGTIVNAVKILKEHGASKVIVSCVHGVLVEDALLKIFTAGVDDIVATDTLKSEVSVISVASIVAEALKKSEN, encoded by the coding sequence TTGATAATAGGTGGATCCGCTTCACAAAAATTAGCAGCAAAGATTGCAAAAGAACTTAATACAACTTTAATTCCCATTGAAACACGTAAATTTCCTGATGGCGAACGATATATTCGTATAAATGGAAAATTAAAAGATGAAGCCATTGTTGTACAATCAACAGGATATCCTCAGGATGAAAATTTAATAGAGCTTTTTTTAATCCTTAAAAACTTAAAAAGTATGGGTATTAAAAAAATTAAAGTTGTAATACCTTATTTTGGATACGGAAGACAGGAAAGACGTTTTAAAAGTGGTGAAGCCATCTCAGCCACTATAATTTCAGAACTTCTGGAATTTTCAGGTGCAGATGAAATATTCTGCATAAATCTTCATGAAGATAACATTACTGAATTTTTCAATATTCCTGCCCATGATCTCTCTGCAATGCCGCCCATTGCAGATTATGTTAAAAAAACTCTTGAAAACCCTGTTATTATCGCACCGGATAAAGGAGCTCTGGGTTTTGCAAAAGAAATTGCAGATATTCTTCATTGTGAATATGATTATCTTGAAAAAACAAGAATATCGCCTGAAGAAGTTGAAACAAAACCAAAAAGTCTTAATGTTAAAGGAAAGGAAGCTGTCATAATTGATGATATTATAAGTACTGGCGGCACAATTGTGAATGCTGTAAAGATTTTAAAAGAACATGGTGCTTCAAAGGTTATTGTATCATGCGTTCACGGTGTACTTGTTGAAGATGCACTGCTTAAAATTTTTACTGCAGGTGTGGATGACATTGTTGCAACTGATACCTTAAAATCTGAAGTGAGCGTTATATCTGTGGCTTCAATTGTTGCTGAAGCACTTAAAAAAAGTGAAAATTAA
- the hypA gene encoding hydrogenase maturation nickel metallochaperone HypA produces the protein MHELSMADAIVKTAVDVAEKNDAQKITEVTIEIGGLALLNPEQLKFMIEVLSEDTLLEGAEINIEEIPIEIKCKSCNYEGPAGSDELDHYMPIVKCPECEEVSIEIVKGRECNVKNIKIEKEEEDA, from the coding sequence ATGCATGAACTTTCAATGGCAGATGCCATAGTAAAGACTGCAGTTGATGTAGCAGAAAAAAATGACGCTCAAAAAATCACTGAAGTTACAATAGAAATTGGGGGACTTGCTCTACTTAACCCTGAACAACTTAAATTCATGATTGAAGTTTTAAGTGAAGATACTCTTCTTGAAGGTGCAGAAATAAATATAGAAGAAATTCCAATTGAAATAAAATGTAAATCATGTAATTATGAGGGTCCAGCAGGTTCAGATGAATTAGATCATTATATGCCTATTGTGAAATGCCCGGAATGTGAAGAAGTTTCTATTGAAATAGTTAAAGGAAGAGAATGTAACGTTAAAAATATTAAAATAGAAAAGGAGGAAGAAGATGCATAA
- the hypB gene encoding hydrogenase nickel incorporation protein HypB, whose translation MHKIAEVEIQHDIMVANKKLAKRNQRIFDKADVFTVDVLGAIGSGKTSLIENLIEKMDNKIGVIAGDVISRFDAGRFEKYNVPVVGLNTGKECHLDAHLVEHALDDLPLDDIEILFIENVGNLICPVDFDLGAHIRMVVISVSEGDDTVEKHPLIFKDADIVVINKVDIAKAVGADENKMFNDVKELNPDVIVIKSSLKTGEGLNEIMENIEKFMND comes from the coding sequence ATGCATAAAATTGCTGAAGTAGAAATACAGCACGACATAATGGTTGCTAACAAAAAGCTTGCCAAGAGAAATCAGAGGATATTTGATAAAGCTGATGTATTTACCGTGGATGTTTTAGGGGCTATAGGCTCTGGAAAGACTTCTCTTATAGAAAATCTCATTGAAAAAATGGATAATAAAATAGGTGTCATAGCAGGGGATGTGATAAGTAGATTTGATGCCGGAAGATTTGAAAAATACAACGTTCCAGTTGTAGGGCTAAATACTGGTAAAGAATGTCATCTGGACGCCCATCTCGTTGAACACGCCCTTGACGACCTTCCACTTGATGATATTGAAATTCTATTTATAGAGAACGTAGGTAACCTCATATGTCCTGTTGATTTCGACCTTGGAGCTCATATAAGGATGGTAGTCATAAGTGTAAGCGAAGGAGATGATACTGTAGAAAAACATCCTTTGATATTTAAAGATGCAGACATTGTGGTTATTAACAAGGTGGATATAGCTAAAGCGGTCGGTGCGGATGAAAACAAAATGTTTAATGATGTTAAAGAGCTTAATCCAGACGTAATTGTTATAAAGAGCAGTCTCAAAACAGGTGAAGGTCTCAATGAGATTATGGAGAATATTGAAAAATTCATGAACGACTGA
- a CDS encoding DUF354 domain-containing protein, which produces MKVWIDLVNAPHVRFFKSIIEYLKAEGEDVLITSRKFGDIHKLLDLFKIEHISVGKHGVTLSQKLEESTKRAYELSKIISKEKPDVAVSKHSIELPRVAFGLGIPRVYVLDNEHALAANKLTLPLCDKIIIPEAIDTWDVLKTGADPNSLIRYNGTSELTHLKDFEYNKNIFEDLNLNLDKSKTILMRPEPALASYLDTDCRKSVLSPIVDALEEHANILVIPRFKEQQQIFEDDPDVTLIKPPVDTFSLMKKCDLVIGAGGTMNREAALLGTPVISCYPGKILAVDKYYVDQGLMKRSTDLDEIINISLNLLKDHEDRKEMETDDLFDLIIKNIYESAEA; this is translated from the coding sequence TTGAAAGTATGGATCGATCTTGTAAATGCACCTCATGTAAGGTTTTTTAAAAGTATTATTGAATATTTAAAGGCTGAAGGAGAAGATGTGCTGATTACTTCCCGTAAATTTGGAGATATTCATAAACTCCTTGATCTTTTCAAAATAGAGCACATATCTGTTGGAAAACATGGAGTAACATTATCACAAAAACTTGAAGAAAGCACAAAAAGAGCATATGAACTTTCAAAGATAATTTCAAAGGAAAAACCGGATGTTGCAGTATCAAAACATTCCATTGAACTTCCGCGAGTTGCATTTGGACTGGGAATACCCCGCGTTTATGTCCTTGATAATGAACACGCCCTGGCTGCAAATAAGCTTACATTACCTCTCTGTGATAAAATAATAATTCCTGAAGCCATAGATACATGGGATGTTTTAAAAACAGGAGCGGATCCAAATAGTTTAATTAGATACAATGGTACATCTGAACTTACCCATCTTAAAGACTTTGAATATAATAAAAACATATTTGAAGACCTTAATTTAAATTTAGATAAATCTAAAACTATATTGATGAGACCAGAACCAGCTCTTGCCTCATATTTAGATACTGACTGTAGAAAATCTGTTTTATCACCCATTGTGGATGCATTAGAGGAACACGCAAATATACTTGTAATTCCAAGATTCAAAGAACAGCAACAGATATTTGAGGATGATCCGGATGTTACTTTAATAAAACCGCCTGTAGATACGTTCAGTTTAATGAAAAAATGCGATTTAGTTATCGGTGCAGGAGGTACAATGAATAGAGAGGCTGCTTTATTAGGCACTCCTGTTATATCATGTTACCCTGGTAAAATATTAGCAGTAGATAAATATTATGTTGATCAGGGTTTAATGAAAAGATCTACAGATTTAGATGAAATCATTAACATCTCTTTGAATTTGTTGAAAGATCATGAGGATAGAAAAGAAATGGAAACTGATGATCTTTTTGATCTGATAATTAAGAATATTTATGAATCTGCTGAGGCTTGA
- a CDS encoding GNAT family N-acetyltransferase, with amino-acid sequence MTNYRVRNTEENDFVEIADLAEKCSPMATERNSIYHIFTKFFKSTSLVAELDSGEMAGFLLGFISQENPEEAYMHLLCVDPKIRGRGIGKALVEKFLELASLKGCKRVYLITKPINWKSISFYRNLGFLEEKEGNTINIMGATAIRNYNGMGEHMVVFYKDIE; translated from the coding sequence ATGACAAATTATAGGGTAAGAAATACAGAGGAAAACGATTTTGTTGAGATAGCTGATCTGGCAGAAAAATGCAGCCCAATGGCAACCGAAAGGAACTCAATTTATCATATATTCACTAAATTTTTCAAAAGCACATCATTGGTAGCTGAGTTAGATTCTGGAGAAATGGCAGGATTTCTTTTAGGGTTTATATCCCAGGAAAATCCTGAAGAAGCATATATGCATCTTTTATGTGTTGATCCTAAAATAAGGGGTAGAGGTATAGGAAAAGCACTCGTAGAAAAATTCTTAGAACTGGCATCTTTAAAAGGCTGTAAAAGGGTTTATTTAATTACAAAACCTATAAATTGGAAGTCAATATCATTTTATAGGAATTTAGGATTCCTGGAAGAAAAAGAAGGAAATACTATAAACATTATGGGAGCCACTGCCATTAGAAATTACAATGGTATGGGAGAGCACATGGTGGTTTTTTATAAAGATATAGAATAG
- a CDS encoding DUF1890 domain-containing protein, whose protein sequence is MKKALILLGCPESPSQTPMAVYVTYKLKNMGYEVTTASTPSAMKLLEVGDPEGHYIEKKIDIDSCIDQLSDGAYDLLVGFIHKDAAVSYFVTFYSILNVPSIAIIFEKDPEKLEEFENTVSESTDANIVSARAYHNPTPLRVRFDKMLKKLENL, encoded by the coding sequence ATGAAAAAAGCACTTATACTTTTAGGATGTCCTGAATCGCCTTCCCAAACACCAATGGCTGTTTATGTCACATACAAACTCAAAAATATGGGTTATGAAGTTACAACTGCCAGTACACCTTCTGCAATGAAGCTTTTAGAGGTAGGAGACCCGGAAGGACATTATATTGAAAAAAAAATTGATATAGATTCATGTATTGACCAATTGAGTGATGGAGCATATGATCTTCTTGTTGGGTTTATCCACAAAGATGCAGCAGTATCATATTTTGTAACATTTTACAGCATCCTCAATGTACCGTCAATTGCTATAATCTTCGAAAAAGACCCGGAAAAGCTTGAAGAGTTCGAAAATACTGTTTCAGAAAGTACAGATGCAAATATAGTGTCTGCAAGGGCTTATCATAATCCTACTCCTTTAAGAGTTAGGTTTGATAAGATGTTAAAAAAGCTGGAGAATTTATAA
- a CDS encoding DUF1894 domain-containing protein gives MMFCLETYLQESDDYDILISRAGFKDCAKVIEENAPEIIYVNAGEKILGARIIGIPPIPVGVNKEKGTILFPYTKPCYGTAVVEIPVEQEEIDKVKELNIKGC, from the coding sequence ATAATGTTCTGCCTTGAAACATATTTACAGGAATCTGATGATTATGACATATTGATATCAAGGGCTGGTTTTAAAGACTGTGCCAAAGTTATTGAAGAAAATGCTCCTGAAATAATCTATGTAAATGCTGGAGAAAAGATATTAGGTGCTAGAATTATTGGAATACCTCCAATTCCGGTAGGTGTAAATAAAGAAAAAGGTACAATACTTTTCCCTTACACTAAACCTTGCTATGGGACTGCTGTGGTTGAAATACCTGTTGAACAGGAAGAAATAGATAAAGTAAAGGAATTGAATATTAAGGGATGTTAA
- a CDS encoding carboxymuconolactone decarboxylase family protein, which yields MEEQKPRPYRFTEAISGELDDAFKNLATEIMKDGALSSKEKSIIALACAVAVKCEHCVKAHKKNALEAGANMDELLEAAAVAGQVRLGSGFTFASFLLDKREDD from the coding sequence ATGGAAGAACAAAAACCAAGACCTTACAGATTTACAGAAGCAATTAGTGGAGAATTAGACGATGCATTTAAAAATTTAGCCACAGAAATAATGAAAGACGGAGCATTGTCTTCTAAAGAAAAATCGATAATAGCACTAGCATGTGCAGTAGCAGTTAAATGTGAACACTGCGTGAAAGCACATAAGAAAAATGCATTAGAAGCTGGAGCAAATATGGATGAACTCCTGGAAGCTGCAGCTGTGGCAGGTCAGGTTCGTCTTGGATCAGGGTTTACTTTTGCTTCATTTTTGCTGGATAAAAGAGAAGATGATTAA
- a CDS encoding pyridoxamine 5'-phosphate oxidase family protein — MDFKDCIKFANETPVCYLATAEGDQPRVRALGFWFADENGFYFQIGAMKDMYGQLQANPKVEACFWQPDETTGTMMRVAGEIEFVDDPELKKKVLEDRPFLKEFGMTFDSPGLIIFRIAKGEAYFWTMATNFEPKKFIKFGD; from the coding sequence ATGGATTTTAAAGACTGCATAAAATTTGCTAATGAAACACCTGTTTGCTACCTGGCAACAGCAGAAGGAGATCAACCAAGGGTAAGGGCACTTGGATTCTGGTTTGCTGATGAAAATGGATTTTATTTCCAAATAGGAGCTATGAAAGACATGTATGGGCAACTTCAAGCAAATCCAAAAGTTGAAGCATGTTTCTGGCAGCCGGATGAAACAACAGGGACAATGATGAGGGTTGCAGGAGAAATAGAATTTGTAGATGACCCTGAACTTAAAAAGAAGGTTTTGGAAGACCGACCGTTCCTTAAAGAGTTTGGTATGACATTTGATAGTCCTGGACTTATAATTTTCCGTATAGCTAAAGGTGAAGCTTATTTCTGGACTATGGCAACCAATTTTGAGCCTAAAAAATTCATTAAATTCGGTGATTAA